One Caretta caretta isolate rCarCar2 chromosome 6, rCarCar1.hap1, whole genome shotgun sequence genomic region harbors:
- the LOC125638441 gene encoding membrane-spanning 4-domains subfamily A member 4A-like isoform X1, producing the protein MSEAGPLMQRFLQGQPRVLGALLLLVGLLQMAFGVLLAISPCVYRDELHVHFYSAVLLLLAGIITLAADTAHSLALVKACLVIDIICTVVVGVINLFYLVDLVYDPHNRYIRCPSSNRLHCRRLYQVLHYCTGMRVIILILTSLGFFVSIALAAFGCKAVCRQNSADDVPVATLTNLPASHEATAEPEPVVSEGPTA; encoded by the exons ATGTCGGAAGCAGGACCCCTGATGCAGCGGTTCCTCCAGGGGCAGCCCAGAGTCTTGGGG GCCCTCTTGCTGTTGGTGGGGCTGCTGCAGATGGCCTTTGGTGTCCTCTTGGCCATTTCCCCCTGCGTCTATAGGGATGAGCTGCACGTCCACTTTTACTCAGCAGTGCTG TTGCTCTTGGCCGGCATCATCACTCTGGCTGCAGACACAGCCCACAGCCTGGCTCTG GTGAAAGCCTGCCTGGTCATCGACATCATCTGCACGGTGGTGGTGGGCGTGATCAACTTATTCTACCTGGTGGACTTGGTGTACGATCCCCATAATCGGTACATCCGGTGTCCTTCCAGCAACAGGTTGCACTGCAGGCGGCTGTACCAGGTCTTG CACTATTGCACGGGCATGCGGGTCATCATCCTGATCTTAACTTCGCTGGGGTTCTTCGTTTCCATTGCCCTGGCAGCCTTCGGGTGCAAAGCAGTGTGTCGCCAGAACTCTGCCGATGATGTG CCAGTCGCTACCCTGACAAATCTGCCTGCTTCCCATGAGGCCACCGCGGAGCCAGAGCCTGTGGTGTCAGAGGGACCCACAGCATGA
- the LOC125638441 gene encoding uncharacterized protein LOC125638441 isoform X2, producing the protein MAFGVLLAISPCVYRDELHVHFYSAVLLLLAGIITLAADTAHSLALVKACLVIDIICTVVVGVINLFYLVDLVYDPHNRYIRCPSSNRLHCRRLYQVLHYCTGMRVIILILTSLGFFVSIALAAFGCKAVCRQNSADDVPVATLTNLPASHEATAEPEPVVSEGPTA; encoded by the exons ATGGCCTTTGGTGTCCTCTTGGCCATTTCCCCCTGCGTCTATAGGGATGAGCTGCACGTCCACTTTTACTCAGCAGTGCTG TTGCTCTTGGCCGGCATCATCACTCTGGCTGCAGACACAGCCCACAGCCTGGCTCTG GTGAAAGCCTGCCTGGTCATCGACATCATCTGCACGGTGGTGGTGGGCGTGATCAACTTATTCTACCTGGTGGACTTGGTGTACGATCCCCATAATCGGTACATCCGGTGTCCTTCCAGCAACAGGTTGCACTGCAGGCGGCTGTACCAGGTCTTG CACTATTGCACGGGCATGCGGGTCATCATCCTGATCTTAACTTCGCTGGGGTTCTTCGTTTCCATTGCCCTGGCAGCCTTCGGGTGCAAAGCAGTGTGTCGCCAGAACTCTGCCGATGATGTG CCAGTCGCTACCCTGACAAATCTGCCTGCTTCCCATGAGGCCACCGCGGAGCCAGAGCCTGTGGTGTCAGAGGGACCCACAGCATGA